GAACAGCACCCTCCCGTCATCCCAACCGTAGCGAGGAACGAGCGAAGTGGAGGGATCTTCCCTCAGCATGGGCCAGACCAGATGGGGAAGATCCCTCGGCTCCACTCGCAAGCTCGTTCCGCTCGGGATGACCGGGATAGCATGCAAGCTCACTCCGCCCAGGGCGATTGCATGTTCAGTGGTGTACCCGAAGCATCATGGAACGGGCGGTCGGGGACTGAAGTCCCCGCCTACACGCATTCAGTCGCTGCGCGACGGAGACCGGGAACAGCCGTCGTCCGGTGAGACTGGAGCGTCGCGCAGCGACTGCAGGAGTGTAGGCGGGGCTTTCAAGCCCCGACGCCGCTGCACGACGACATCAACATGCAATCGCCCTGTCACTCCGCCCGGGATGACGGTTGCTGTCCGTCTTCGCGTGGTACCGTGCTCGGCCTACGTCCTCCAAAGGAGCGCGCCCCTGTGACTGCCGCCCCGACGCCGACTCTCCTGCCCATCGACGAGGTCAACCGTCTCCCGCTCGACGCCTTCACCGAGGCTCTGCGCCCGCTGTTCGAGGCGGCCGGGCCGCTCGGGGAGCGGGTTGCGGCTGGCCGGCCGTTCGCCAGCTACGCTGCGCTGCTCGCCTACGCCGACAGCACGGTTGAGACGCTCGGCCCCGACGAGCAGGTCACGGTGGTCAACGCGCACCCGAGGATCGGCGAGTCGGCGGCGGTGGTCAAGGAGACCTCGGCGCTCTCCTACCGCGAGCA
This sequence is a window from Chloroflexota bacterium. Protein-coding genes within it:
- a CDS encoding 2-oxo-4-hydroxy-4-carboxy-5-ureidoimidazoline decarboxylase, whose translation is MTAAPTPTLLPIDEVNRLPLDAFTEALRPLFEAAGPLGERVAAGRPFASYAALLAYADSTVETLGPDEQVTVVNAHPRIGESAAVVKETSALSYREQGYDAEASIPRAELEQTYAELARLNAEYEAKYGFRFVVFVNGRSKAAILAVLKERITRPREEELPLALHEMLAIARDRLKKLQASA